A DNA window from Paenibacillus andongensis contains the following coding sequences:
- a CDS encoding phage late control D family protein, with product MALDLETSSFTYDDLAKKYKDFYAPSYIISIDGTKISDTIAIDILRVETSIDGTADSFSFRIANAYDITNNEFQWLSTFSLGKVIDISLGYVDKMTAVFSGQITSVVVDFPEEGAPGLVVRGMDISYLMMKGTKSRSWNKKKYSDVVEEIAKTYGFKTHIDATTTEFPALSQSQINDYHFIQNLANLVNYDFFVVGKNLYFRKPLTAMTVLMTLEMGKTLRSLMIDMNLAEQITGVTVRAWDNKELKVIEGKSASITKLGSNSKTGKDILASKGDFVEHMYTNVSSVEEAKSYANAILNRRAMKLISGNGECIGIPEIRAGRYIKLSGVGKSFDQTYYITGATHIYDDEGYTTRFQLGGNAV from the coding sequence ATGGCCTTAGATTTGGAAACGAGCTCATTTACCTATGACGATTTGGCCAAAAAGTATAAAGACTTTTATGCGCCTTCTTATATAATTAGCATAGATGGAACGAAAATATCAGACACGATTGCCATAGATATTCTTCGTGTTGAAACCTCCATCGATGGTACCGCAGACTCCTTCTCATTTCGGATTGCGAATGCGTACGATATTACGAATAATGAATTCCAGTGGCTGTCTACGTTCTCCTTAGGCAAAGTCATTGATATCAGTTTGGGTTATGTAGATAAAATGACTGCTGTATTTTCAGGACAGATTACATCCGTTGTTGTTGATTTTCCCGAGGAGGGTGCTCCTGGCCTTGTCGTGCGCGGGATGGACATCTCTTATCTCATGATGAAAGGGACCAAGTCTCGTTCGTGGAATAAGAAGAAATATAGTGATGTTGTTGAGGAAATCGCCAAAACATATGGCTTCAAAACACATATTGATGCAACGACGACGGAATTTCCCGCGCTTTCACAGAGTCAGATTAATGACTATCACTTTATTCAAAATTTAGCTAATTTGGTTAATTATGATTTCTTTGTTGTAGGGAAGAACTTATATTTCCGTAAGCCGCTCACGGCGATGACAGTATTGATGACGCTAGAAATGGGGAAAACTCTCCGTAGTTTAATGATTGATATGAATTTAGCTGAGCAAATTACGGGTGTAACCGTTCGAGCTTGGGATAATAAAGAACTGAAAGTGATCGAGGGTAAATCGGCTAGCATTACGAAGCTGGGCTCAAACAGCAAGACGGGCAAGGATATCTTGGCATCAAAAGGTGATTTCGTCGAGCATATGTACACGAATGTGTCCTCGGTGGAAGAAGCGAAAAGCTATGCGAATGCGATCTTGAATCGCCGAGCGATGAAGCTGATTAGCGGTAACGGGGAATGCATTGGAATACCTGAGATTCGAGCCGGGCGATATATCAAACTCAGTGGTGTTGGAAAATCGTTCGACCAGACTTACTATATTACCGGGGCTACACATATTTATGACGATGAAGGCTATACAACTCGGTTTCAGTTGGGAGGAAATGCGGTCTAA
- a CDS encoding CIS tube protein, whose amino-acid sequence MALKKAMIIVHKGSKTENVQVMFNPGEYTLDTNNSYSWKTVPGLSMPIAQFVSGGTTTLSMDFYFDTYEKGTDVRLLTKKISGLLDVEKEIHAPPLCRFVWGSLDFKGVVVAVNQQFTMFLETGVPVRAKLKVTFKSTLSKKDQLKQIPRHSADRTKLKMLNQGEQLWMLAATEYEDPTLWREIARANQIDNPMKVATGRNISVPRLD is encoded by the coding sequence ATGGCGCTTAAGAAAGCAATGATTATCGTTCATAAGGGAAGCAAAACAGAAAATGTACAAGTGATGTTCAATCCGGGTGAGTATACCCTAGACACGAATAACAGCTATTCTTGGAAAACAGTGCCGGGTCTGTCCATGCCCATCGCTCAATTCGTGAGCGGAGGGACAACGACGCTGTCCATGGATTTTTATTTTGACACCTACGAAAAAGGGACGGACGTTCGTCTGCTAACGAAGAAAATCTCAGGTCTCTTGGATGTCGAGAAGGAGATCCATGCACCGCCGCTTTGCCGGTTTGTTTGGGGTTCTCTGGACTTCAAGGGGGTGGTCGTGGCGGTCAATCAGCAATTCACGATGTTTCTGGAAACCGGAGTTCCGGTTCGCGCCAAGCTGAAAGTGACCTTTAAGTCCACGCTGAGCAAGAAAGACCAGCTTAAGCAAATACCCCGCCATTCGGCCGACCGGACGAAGCTGAAAATGCTGAATCAAGGGGAACAGCTTTGGATGCTTGCTGCAACGGAATACGAGGATCCAACTTTATGGCGGGAAATCGCCAGAGCCAACCAAATAGACAATCCAATGAAAGTCGCAACGGGACGCAACATTTCAGTTCCGAGGCTGGATTAA
- a CDS encoding phage tail protein: MKSHNVGGAFRFVVELDGLIVGGFSEVTGMKSETTVKPYWEGGVNTHPHYMIEQTKYPNIVLKRGIAGSSELWEWYDSVTQGKIKRKNGSIILHNQLGKEMCRWNFFSAFPVKWNGPDLNASSGNVAIESIELVHAGLKTIFKK; the protein is encoded by the coding sequence GTGAAATCGCATAACGTTGGTGGCGCATTCCGGTTCGTGGTTGAGCTTGACGGACTCATCGTCGGGGGTTTTTCTGAGGTAACAGGCATGAAGTCAGAGACGACCGTCAAACCGTATTGGGAAGGCGGCGTGAACACGCACCCCCACTACATGATCGAACAAACAAAGTATCCGAATATTGTGCTAAAAAGAGGCATCGCGGGCTCCAGCGAGTTATGGGAATGGTACGATAGTGTCACACAAGGCAAAATAAAGCGTAAGAATGGCTCCATCATCCTGCACAATCAATTGGGTAAAGAAATGTGCCGATGGAACTTTTTCAGTGCTTTTCCGGTGAAATGGAACGGACCTGATTTGAACGCCAGCAGCGGTAACGTAGCTATCGAATCGATCGAGCTGGTGCATGCCGGTTTGAAAACTATTTTCAAGAAATAA
- a CDS encoding DUF6760 family protein, with protein sequence MTGYPIDKIYEEAGFIAYYFHWTHDEIMSMEHRERRTWCEEISRINRNLNDDGKKQPDNPFDVFGKR encoded by the coding sequence ATAACGGGTTATCCCATTGACAAGATCTATGAGGAAGCGGGCTTTATTGCTTACTACTTTCATTGGACGCATGATGAAATCATGTCAATGGAGCACCGGGAGCGCCGAACGTGGTGTGAGGAAATATCCCGCATCAACCGCAACCTGAACGACGATGGTAAAAAACAGCCAGACAATCCTTTTGATGTGTTTGGTAAGAGGTGA
- a CDS encoding phage tail protein — protein MAGERRDPYRNFRFRIEVEGIQQAGFSEISGFDASLSVIEYREGNETITPRKLPGLAKYGNISLKWGVTDSMDMYNWMSESIQGKVSRKTVTIIAINEEGADVATWQVIEAWPSKYSAPSFKGTGNEIAIENLELAHEGMTRTK, from the coding sequence ATGGCTGGCGAACGTAGGGATCCATACCGCAATTTTAGATTTAGAATTGAAGTAGAAGGTATTCAGCAAGCTGGTTTCAGCGAAATCTCTGGATTTGACGCATCCTTGTCGGTAATTGAATACCGCGAAGGCAACGAAACCATTACGCCTCGGAAGCTTCCGGGACTTGCTAAATATGGCAACATCTCATTGAAGTGGGGTGTTACTGACTCCATGGACATGTATAACTGGATGTCGGAGTCGATTCAGGGTAAAGTTTCCCGCAAAACGGTCACAATCATCGCAATCAACGAAGAAGGCGCTGACGTAGCAACTTGGCAGGTTATTGAAGCCTGGCCGTCCAAGTACTCTGCTCCAAGCTTCAAGGGTACAGGCAATGAAATTGCCATTGAGAACCTAGAGCTTGCCCACGAAGGCATGACACGCACGAAGTAA
- a CDS encoding phage tail sheath family protein, translating into MADYLSPGVYVEEFDSGAQPLEGASTSTAGFIGLAQRGEIEGVPQLVTSVADFHRLFGSYLSENEFGEYRFLSYAVEHFYLNGGSRCYVMRVAPTDAKVATNKAATNKESAILEIASKNPGTWGNQVRVVVVPSSKAKTQIYEVLSETQYRVKNNAGFNVGDVVAFEAAGQKQYNKVVSSQDNIIELAEALDGDVVDSGLLPSKVLTTSEFTLHVFYGDEAETYEKVSLNISAANHIEKIVSRSNIITVKDLTDGKDLGAVAPFEVLSGESETVGKFQIALSGGSNGSIAQVTPDIFMGVDRGPGKRTGIQSFIDNDVVSIIAIPGVTEPTVQLSLVAHCENLGSRFAVLDIPREKTKVADVMTHRNIFDSSYAAMYNPWLQVFDPLDKRNIYIPPSGSVIGIYSRSDQTRGVQKAPANEVVRGAVGLDCQYNKGEQDILNPQGVNLIRAFAGQGIRVWGARTTSSNGLWKYVNVRRLFIFIEESIKNGTNWVVFEPNDEQLWARVQRTIDAFLTRVWRDGALMGGSPSEAFYINIGRSTMTQDDIDNGRLICVIGVAPVKPAEFVIFRITQKTREE; encoded by the coding sequence ATGGCTGACTATTTATCACCTGGAGTCTATGTGGAAGAGTTTGACAGCGGGGCGCAACCGCTTGAAGGTGCAAGCACAAGTACGGCCGGGTTTATAGGGCTTGCGCAAAGAGGGGAAATTGAAGGTGTCCCTCAACTGGTTACGAGCGTAGCTGATTTCCATCGTTTATTCGGCAGCTACTTGTCCGAGAATGAATTCGGTGAGTATCGTTTCCTTTCTTATGCGGTTGAGCATTTCTATTTAAACGGAGGTTCTCGCTGTTATGTTATGCGTGTAGCGCCAACTGACGCTAAGGTAGCAACAAACAAAGCGGCAACGAACAAAGAATCCGCGATTCTGGAGATTGCATCCAAGAACCCAGGAACATGGGGGAACCAAGTTCGTGTTGTGGTTGTTCCGTCCAGTAAAGCTAAGACGCAAATCTATGAAGTGCTGAGCGAGACCCAATATCGCGTGAAAAATAATGCTGGCTTCAATGTCGGCGATGTTGTTGCCTTCGAGGCTGCTGGCCAGAAGCAATACAACAAAGTTGTTTCTTCCCAAGATAACATTATTGAGCTTGCTGAAGCGCTTGATGGAGATGTTGTAGATAGCGGACTGCTTCCATCCAAAGTGCTAACAACCAGCGAATTCACGTTGCATGTATTCTACGGCGATGAAGCAGAGACTTATGAGAAAGTGTCCCTAAACATCTCGGCAGCGAACCACATTGAGAAAATCGTTTCCCGTTCGAACATCATTACGGTGAAAGATTTGACTGATGGTAAGGATCTTGGTGCTGTTGCTCCGTTTGAAGTACTCTCTGGTGAGAGTGAAACGGTTGGCAAATTCCAGATCGCATTGTCTGGAGGAAGCAACGGATCAATCGCGCAAGTGACTCCTGATATCTTCATGGGTGTAGACCGTGGACCTGGTAAACGTACAGGGATCCAGTCTTTCATTGATAACGATGTTGTTAGTATCATCGCGATTCCAGGTGTAACTGAGCCTACGGTTCAACTATCTCTCGTAGCGCATTGTGAAAACCTGGGCAGCCGTTTTGCTGTTCTTGATATTCCGCGTGAGAAAACAAAAGTTGCCGATGTGATGACGCACCGTAACATCTTTGACAGCAGTTACGCAGCGATGTACAATCCATGGCTTCAAGTGTTCGATCCATTAGACAAAAGAAATATATACATACCGCCATCTGGCTCTGTTATCGGTATCTACTCCCGTTCCGACCAAACGCGCGGCGTTCAAAAAGCGCCTGCCAATGAAGTCGTTCGCGGTGCTGTTGGCCTTGATTGCCAATATAACAAAGGCGAGCAAGATATCCTGAACCCACAAGGCGTAAACTTGATTCGTGCTTTTGCTGGACAAGGTATTCGTGTATGGGGTGCTCGTACAACATCGTCGAACGGCTTATGGAAATATGTGAACGTGAGACGTTTGTTCATCTTCATTGAAGAGTCCATCAAGAACGGCACGAACTGGGTCGTATTCGAACCGAATGATGAGCAGCTGTGGGCTCGTGTACAACGAACCATTGATGCGTTCTTAACTCGTGTCTGGAGAGACGGTGCCTTAATGGGCGGAAGTCCTTCCGAGGCATTCTATATCAATATTGGACGCAGCACAATGACGCAGGATGATATCGACAACGGTCGATTGATCTGTGTGATCGGGGTAGCTCCGGTCAAACCTGCCGAGTTCGTCATCTTCCGCATTACTCAGAAAACAAGAGAAGAATAG
- a CDS encoding carboxypeptidase-like regulatory domain-containing protein, translating to MDHIRVSQLKTRVSLVVCVIDAITSQTPLGNTTTVYLEGTRSKAIRKSNGSYIFNDLPPGEYRLMVSNEHYFQEQTLITVGTDNFIEVVQLKPLPSYPFSQGTGLIRVMLLDAAGAPLRNAQLKAMILSEECARARIMVDQVDKGALEVTLGSFTGVIAVGDSYLLRGRGSKAAEEQIRIAQVLEHQKRFRLEKKLTKGFTRGALLLPIQESRVTDKGEAVIAFRGNRVPSFQTELAITYGEDRRHIMKEVIVAEGTTTNLGIIRLT from the coding sequence GTGGATCACATTCGCGTTTCGCAATTGAAAACCCGCGTATCTTTGGTTGTATGCGTCATCGATGCAATTACCTCACAAACTCCTCTTGGCAACACTACCACCGTTTATTTGGAAGGCACCCGTTCGAAAGCAATACGTAAATCGAATGGTTCCTATATATTCAACGATTTACCGCCCGGTGAATACCGTCTAATGGTAAGCAACGAGCACTATTTTCAGGAGCAAACTCTCATCACAGTAGGAACCGACAATTTTATAGAGGTTGTTCAGTTAAAGCCGCTGCCTTCTTATCCTTTTTCGCAAGGAACAGGACTGATCCGAGTCATGCTGCTGGATGCAGCCGGAGCGCCTTTGAGGAATGCCCAGCTGAAGGCGATGATTCTATCGGAAGAGTGTGCCCGTGCTCGAATTATGGTAGACCAAGTCGACAAGGGAGCACTTGAAGTAACACTGGGTTCGTTTACAGGTGTTATCGCAGTTGGAGACTCTTACTTGCTTCGAGGAAGAGGCTCTAAAGCTGCCGAAGAGCAAATCCGAATTGCCCAGGTATTGGAGCATCAAAAGCGGTTTCGTCTAGAAAAAAAGCTGACTAAAGGTTTTACAAGAGGTGCACTGCTGCTGCCCATCCAAGAAAGCCGAGTTACAGATAAAGGTGAGGCCGTTATTGCTTTTCGTGGCAATCGAGTTCCGTCCTTTCAGACAGAATTGGCTATTACATACGGCGAAGATCGGCGGCATATTATGAAGGAAGTAATAGTAGCAGAAGGAACAACGACTAACCTTGGCATCATTCGGCTCACTTAA
- a CDS encoding DUF4255 domain-containing protein: MTPIGDYSVIADVSASLIKLLRENMTPDPIPQPEMIGLASPVDKGDFYLSLYLYNVRESGDNRRTHMIARGTNEIQYPPMVVDLSYLLTVQSPAELQSRALDEHRILGRAMQVLYDHSILRGSMTLGTLAEQDEEVRIVMEPLKGESILNMWNFADTPYRLSVSYTVGPVNIDSTRIKTTKRVSETDFRIQG, encoded by the coding sequence GTGACTCCTATTGGCGATTATTCTGTAATTGCAGATGTAAGCGCATCTTTAATCAAGCTTCTCAGAGAAAATATGACCCCTGATCCCATTCCTCAGCCAGAGATGATTGGGCTTGCTTCGCCTGTCGATAAAGGGGATTTCTACTTATCTCTCTACTTGTACAACGTCCGCGAAAGCGGTGATAATCGTCGTACCCACATGATTGCCAGAGGGACGAATGAAATTCAGTATCCGCCTATGGTCGTAGATCTTAGCTACCTGCTAACCGTACAATCACCAGCAGAGCTGCAGTCCAGAGCGCTGGATGAGCATAGGATACTAGGAAGAGCGATGCAAGTGCTCTACGATCATTCTATACTTCGAGGTTCTATGACCCTCGGAACTCTAGCTGAGCAAGATGAAGAAGTTCGCATTGTCATGGAGCCTCTTAAAGGAGAAAGCATCCTGAATATGTGGAACTTCGCTGATACCCCTTATAGACTTTCTGTTAGCTATACAGTTGGGCCTGTAAATATTGATTCAACCCGCATCAAGACAACCAAAAGAGTTTCGGAAACCGATTTTCGTATACAGGGTTAG